In a single window of the Chondrocystis sp. NIES-4102 genome:
- a CDS encoding transcriptional regulatory protein TetR family, translated as MKRTNKREQLIQVGKQIIVQQGFKAASLNEILTAAGVPKGSFYYYFPSKEDFGLAIIDDFAQKYQNEWKYLVEASEFSPLIRLRNFFESKIAEMENCQCTDGCLIGNLAQELSAQNELFRDRLNRIFSEWERYFSQCLRAASEAGEIRGEWDFDELGEFMLSSWQGTVLQAKVTKSVLPMKTFVKILFEQILT; from the coding sequence ATGAAACGTACCAATAAACGCGAGCAATTAATCCAAGTTGGCAAACAAATAATTGTGCAGCAAGGATTTAAGGCAGCAAGTTTAAACGAGATCTTAACTGCTGCTGGTGTTCCGAAGGGTTCGTTTTACTATTATTTTCCTAGTAAAGAGGATTTTGGATTAGCAATCATTGATGATTTTGCCCAAAAGTATCAAAATGAATGGAAATATCTTGTAGAAGCTTCAGAATTTTCGCCTTTAATTAGATTGCGTAACTTTTTTGAATCTAAAATTGCCGAAATGGAGAACTGCCAATGTACAGATGGATGCCTAATAGGTAATCTCGCCCAAGAATTATCAGCACAGAATGAACTATTTCGCGATCGCCTAAATCGAATATTTAGCGAATGGGAGAGATACTTTTCGCAATGTCTGAGGGCAGCTTCTGAAGCGGGAGAAATAAGGGGTGAGTGGGATTTTGATGAACTGGGGGAGTTTATGCTCTCTAGTTGGCAGGGAACAGTTTTACAAGCCAAAGTAACCAAATCCGTATTACCGATGAAAACCTTTGTCAAAATTTTATTTGAGCAAATTTTAACCTAA
- a CDS encoding transporter MotA/TolQ/ExbB proton channel family protein codes for MDKIWQLFISGGVVMFPLLGLSIYSGAIILERSLFWWKVSRQQHKVVKQLLKLYRDDPPAASLMLKRHRHLPIARIFLVALSLERSTPQKFKLALESAAQAEIPILKRFNNSLETVISVAPLLGLLGTVLGLITSLSSLKLGDIAASQATGVTGGIGEALVSTAAGLIVAIATLFFASIFRGLYLQQIALILEVGGQLELIHLDQCQSQGVYDALT; via the coding sequence ATGGATAAAATCTGGCAATTATTTATCAGTGGTGGAGTAGTAATGTTTCCCCTATTGGGGCTTTCGATCTATTCAGGAGCAATAATATTAGAGCGATCGCTTTTTTGGTGGAAAGTTAGCCGTCAACAACATAAAGTAGTCAAACAACTACTCAAACTTTATCGTGATGATCCCCCAGCAGCAAGTCTAATGCTTAAACGTCATCGCCATTTACCTATTGCCCGTATATTTCTAGTAGCCTTATCCCTAGAGCGATCGACACCTCAAAAATTCAAACTAGCTTTAGAAAGTGCAGCCCAAGCAGAGATACCAATTCTCAAACGTTTTAATAACTCCTTAGAAACCGTGATCAGCGTTGCACCTTTATTAGGGTTACTGGGGACAGTTTTAGGGTTAATCACTTCCTTATCTTCCCTGAAACTAGGAGATATCGCAGCCTCCCAAGCCACTGGAGTTACAGGGGGAATTGGTGAAGCTTTAGTTTCTACTGCTGCTGGATTAATTGTGGCGATCGCTACTTTATTTTTCGCTAGTATTTTTCGAGGCTTATATCTACAACAAATTGCTTTAATTTTAGAAGTTGGCGGACAACTAGAATTAATACATCTTGATCAATGTCAATCACAAGGAGTATACGATGCGCTTACCTGA
- a CDS encoding biopolymer transport protein ExbD/TolR, producing the protein MRLPEEPDIPPSINIVPMIDVIFAILVFFIVSSLYLTRSEGLPVNLPRASTAQVQKTKQITVSLDAQGKLTINSQPAQLQQLKTRIQELIKTEATTTVIINADKTVQHGQVIEIMDQLRQIPQVQLAIAAKKPAS; encoded by the coding sequence ATGCGCTTACCTGAAGAACCAGATATCCCACCAAGTATTAATATTGTGCCAATGATCGATGTGATCTTTGCAATATTGGTCTTTTTTATAGTTTCTAGTCTATATCTTACTCGTTCTGAGGGTTTACCTGTCAATCTTCCCCGCGCTTCAACGGCACAAGTGCAAAAAACTAAACAAATTACCGTGAGTTTGGATGCCCAAGGCAAGTTAACTATTAACAGTCAACCCGCCCAACTCCAACAATTAAAAACTCGTATTCAAGAGTTGATCAAAACTGAAGCTACAACCACGGTTATTATTAACGCCGATAAAACCGTCCAACATGGTCAAGTAATTGAGATTATGGATCAACTACGGCAAATTCCCCAAGTACAACTGGCGATCGCTGCTAAAAAACCAGCAAGTTAA
- a CDS encoding peptidase M23 → MPYHQALSIQKSNLDTNSLNQASCVRSKVAKLLNKPLMKVSLTASIAITTIYQPTSNQAVYAIDLNKQESINSSSLLTPTSTTTKTSEPNYPAFLPRILSVITSHFRNISAINPVHSPTKNIIPYQSSATSQHNLNLSHGSSYPQPNLDLATNTQIESSQPSSPTESQIQPQLKIYNVQPGDTLHRIAAKYQVSREELIKINNLKNSNVIQVNQQLKIPITNPPVIAQVSETQINSFDGLNKSAKENSSSHTAKNPYIAKLKAEIEQMRVQYGDREEDIASNPSNNNDQPINPAPVNDSPYNNLDPNSLQAETIALKLPPLPPSEEYLPNAFDGYIWPAQGALTSGYGYRWGRLHAGIDIAAPVGTPIFAAASGEVIEAGWNSGGYGNLVKLQHLDGSVTLYAHNERILVSLGQQVDQGEQISEMGSTGFSTGSHLHFEIHPLGQAAVNPIAYLSK, encoded by the coding sequence ATGCCTTATCATCAAGCTTTATCTATTCAAAAGTCTAATCTAGATACCAACTCGCTCAATCAAGCTAGCTGCGTCCGCTCTAAAGTAGCCAAACTCTTGAATAAACCTCTGATGAAAGTAAGTTTGACTGCCTCAATAGCAATAACGACAATCTATCAACCCACCTCTAACCAAGCAGTTTACGCTATAGATTTAAATAAACAAGAATCAATCAACTCAAGTTCTTTGCTTACACCAACCAGCACTACTACAAAAACTTCCGAACCAAATTACCCCGCATTTTTGCCACGTATTTTAAGTGTTATTACTTCTCATTTTAGAAACATTTCAGCAATAAATCCAGTCCATTCACCAACAAAAAATATTATTCCCTATCAAAGCTCCGCAACTTCCCAACATAATCTAAATCTTAGCCACGGCTCATCCTACCCTCAACCAAATCTCGATTTAGCGACTAATACCCAAATAGAATCTTCTCAACCATCTTCTCCTACTGAATCTCAAATTCAACCACAGTTAAAAATTTATAACGTTCAACCAGGAGACACCCTACATCGTATTGCTGCTAAATATCAGGTATCCCGTGAAGAACTTATTAAAATCAATAATCTTAAAAATTCCAATGTCATTCAGGTAAATCAACAGTTAAAAATTCCCATAACAAATCCACCTGTTATCGCGCAAGTATCAGAAACTCAGATAAACTCCTTCGACGGACTTAATAAATCAGCTAAAGAAAATTCTAGTTCACATACTGCTAAAAATCCCTACATAGCCAAATTAAAAGCAGAAATTGAACAAATGCGCGTTCAATATGGCGATCGCGAAGAGGATATAGCCAGTAACCCGTCAAATAACAATGATCAGCCCATTAATCCCGCACCAGTAAATGACTCCCCATACAACAACCTTGATCCTAATTCCTTGCAAGCAGAAACAATTGCTCTAAAATTGCCTCCTCTACCTCCTTCTGAAGAATACCTACCCAATGCCTTCGATGGCTATATTTGGCCTGCTCAAGGGGCATTAACTTCTGGATATGGCTATCGCTGGGGCAGATTACACGCTGGAATTGATATTGCTGCGCCCGTTGGGACTCCAATTTTTGCTGCTGCATCTGGTGAGGTTATCGAAGCTGGTTGGAATAGTGGTGGGTATGGCAATCTTGTTAAACTACAACATTTAGACGGTAGCGTCACTTTATATGCCCATAACGAAAGAATTTTGGTAAGTCTTGGTCAACAAGTTGATCAAGGTGAACAAATATCAGAAATGGGTAGTACAGGTTTTAGTACAGGATCACATTTACACTTTGAAATTCATCCTTTAGGTCAAGCAGCAGTAAATCCTATAGCCTATTTAAGTAAATAA
- a CDS encoding putative rRNA methylase — MVRVVLVNPEIPPNTGNIARTCAATQTELHLIAPLGFEISDRYLKRAGLDYWPYVDLHYHQDLAAFWQAHQQKGGNLIGFTVRGNKNYLDYQYQNTDWLLFGKETAGLPPEVLDACHQKVRIDMQQPNVRSLNLSVSVAVGLFEALRQIKFSS; from the coding sequence ATGGTTCGTGTTGTTCTAGTTAACCCTGAAATTCCCCCCAATACTGGCAATATTGCTCGTACCTGTGCTGCAACCCAAACAGAGTTACATTTAATTGCCCCTTTAGGATTTGAAATCAGCGATCGCTATCTTAAGCGGGCAGGCTTGGATTATTGGCCCTATGTAGATTTACATTATCATCAGGATTTAGCTGCTTTTTGGCAAGCTCATCAGCAAAAAGGCGGTAACTTGATCGGTTTTACTGTAAGAGGTAACAAAAATTATCTAGATTATCAATATCAAAACACAGACTGGCTTTTATTTGGTAAAGAAACAGCAGGCTTACCTCCAGAAGTACTTGATGCTTGCCATCAAAAAGTCAGAATCGATATGCAACAGCCAAATGTACGTAGTTTAAACCTTTCTGTCAGCGTCGCGGTTGGTCTGTTTGAAGCTCTTAGACAAATTAAGTTTTCCTCCTAA
- a CDS encoding glutamate--cysteine ligase has protein sequence MSLLSKGFEVEMYTGTPTGEVVGLSDKIVQTLDGFVREPDSRNVEYTTAPFCGYDRLLCALVKPRQNLRTYLDTLGNYTLIPGSTLSLGGSDRFYRSDPNNPYHTYIEETYGTNVVTASIHINVGLDDPEILMQACRLVRVEAPLYLAMSASSPFVDGKVTGNHSTRWRMFPKTPQNVPLFESHSHFINWTEEQLAAKTMRNVRHLWSAVRPNGDRRPYNLNRLELRICDLVVDPLALLAITALLEARIMQMIADPSLDPLQQSRISSNDLPQELVSLTDENEMAAAHLSLDAQLRHWQDGRIITARDWIKEIYTEVYPIAKSKGFSCFLSPALKILRQGNTAQQWLQLHDQGMSVAEIIQQDIQKIAQQERELEYAVCQSALIA, from the coding sequence ATGAGTTTACTGTCTAAGGGCTTTGAAGTAGAAATGTACACTGGCACTCCCACTGGGGAAGTCGTTGGGCTGTCAGACAAAATTGTTCAGACTTTAGATGGTTTTGTTCGCGAACCAGATAGTCGTAACGTTGAATATACAACCGCTCCTTTCTGTGGTTACGATCGCCTGTTGTGCGCTTTAGTTAAACCTCGACAAAATTTAAGGACATATTTAGATACTCTAGGTAATTATACCTTAATACCAGGTAGCACTTTATCATTAGGTGGTAGCGATCGCTTTTATCGTTCTGATCCGAATAATCCCTATCATACCTATATCGAAGAAACCTATGGGACTAATGTAGTTACTGCCAGTATTCACATTAACGTTGGGCTTGACGATCCTGAAATTTTAATGCAAGCCTGTCGTTTAGTTAGGGTAGAAGCCCCTTTATATCTAGCGATGAGTGCGTCTTCTCCCTTCGTTGATGGTAAAGTTACAGGTAATCATTCCACTCGTTGGCGGATGTTTCCCAAAACTCCCCAAAACGTACCCTTATTTGAAAGTCATAGTCACTTTATTAATTGGACAGAAGAGCAACTAGCAGCCAAAACCATGCGCAATGTGCGTCATTTATGGAGTGCTGTTAGACCAAATGGCGATCGCCGTCCCTATAATCTTAACCGTTTGGAATTACGCATTTGTGATTTAGTTGTAGATCCATTGGCTCTTTTAGCTATTACCGCCCTCTTGGAAGCGAGAATTATGCAAATGATCGCCGATCCTAGTCTTGATCCTCTACAACAAAGTCGTATATCTAGTAATGACTTACCCCAAGAATTAGTAAGTTTAACCGACGAAAACGAAATGGCAGCAGCCCATTTAAGTCTTGATGCTCAATTACGTCATTGGCAGGATGGCAGGATAATAACCGCCCGTGACTGGATCAAAGAAATTTATACAGAAGTATATCCCATAGCTAAAAGTAAGGGTTTTAGTTGCTTTTTATCTCCAGCCTTAAAAATTCTGCGTCAAGGTAATACTGCCCAACAGTGGCTACAATTACACGATCAAGGAATGTCTGTTGCCGAAATTATCCAGCAAGATATCCAAAAAATTGCCCAACAAGAAAGAGAGTTAGAATATGCGGTCTGTCAATCTGCTTTAATAGCATAA
- a CDS encoding DegT/DnrJ/EryC1/StrS aminotransferase family protein: MTKIPPVDLSRQYQLIQEEANLAVLEILNSGSYVGGKAVATFEQEFASYIGVEECVSCNSGTDALFLALSALNITEGDEVITTPFSFFATAEVITRVGAKPVFVDIDLDTFNLNLEQIRQAITPKTKAIIPVHLFGQPVDMTELMAIARSQNLYVIEDCAQAAGASWNDLMVGSIGDVGCFSFFPTKNLGACGDGGAITTNNRAIAKQMRILKEHGSPVRYRHDFIGLNSRIDAIQAVILTIKLRHLDFWNQQRQQAANYYQELLQSLTQIKLPQARSGGCHVWNQYTIRVLNDPNQIKSLRTIVQEYLQEQNIVSMIYYPIPLHLQPVYQNLGYQKGQLPLVEQAAHEVLSLPMFPGILEAEQEQVADALKDSLLKILTTQ, from the coding sequence GTGACTAAGATTCCACCAGTCGATTTAAGTCGGCAATATCAACTAATTCAAGAAGAAGCTAATTTGGCTGTTCTCGAAATTCTTAATTCTGGTAGCTATGTAGGTGGTAAAGCCGTCGCTACTTTCGAGCAAGAATTTGCAAGTTACATAGGCGTTGAGGAATGTGTAAGCTGTAATTCTGGTACGGATGCCCTGTTTTTAGCCTTAAGCGCACTCAATATTACCGAGGGAGATGAGGTTATTACAACTCCTTTTAGTTTTTTTGCCACTGCTGAAGTTATTACCAGAGTCGGTGCAAAACCAGTATTTGTGGATATTGATTTAGATACATTTAATCTTAATTTAGAACAAATTAGGCAAGCAATTACTCCCAAAACTAAAGCAATTATTCCTGTACATCTATTTGGACAACCTGTAGATATGACAGAATTAATGGCGATCGCCCGATCTCAGAATTTATATGTTATCGAAGATTGCGCCCAAGCTGCTGGTGCTAGCTGGAATGATTTAATGGTTGGTAGCATCGGTGATGTGGGTTGTTTTAGTTTTTTTCCCACTAAGAATTTGGGTGCTTGCGGTGATGGTGGGGCAATTACTACTAATAATCGGGCGATCGCTAAACAAATGCGGATTTTAAAAGAACATGGTTCGCCTGTACGTTATCGTCATGATTTTATTGGTCTTAATAGCCGTATTGATGCGATTCAAGCTGTTATTTTAACTATTAAATTACGTCATTTGGATTTTTGGAATCAACAGCGTCAGCAAGCTGCTAACTACTATCAGGAGTTATTGCAATCTCTTACTCAGATTAAGTTACCACAAGCTAGATCTGGTGGTTGTCATGTCTGGAATCAATATACAATTCGCGTCCTCAATGATCCAAATCAAATAAAATCTCTCCGAACTATAGTACAGGAATACTTACAAGAACAAAATATTGTTTCCATGATTTATTATCCTATTCCCCTACATCTACAGCCTGTATACCAAAACTTAGGGTATCAAAAAGGGCAACTGCCTTTAGTAGAACAAGCTGCCCATGAAGTACTATCTTTGCCTATGTTTCCTGGCATTTTAGAAGCGGAGCAAGAACAAGTTGCCGATGCTCTTAAGGATAGTTTATTAAAGATTTTAACTACTCAGTGA